The genomic segment CCGACCCCGGCCTGGAGGAGCTGGCGAGGGCCGGACAGGCCGAGGTGCTGGCCCGCCACCGCGTGGACCACCGCGCCCAGGAGATCGTGCGCCTCTTCGAGGAGCTCGCGCGCGCCCAGGTCCACCGCGCCCGGTTCTCCGACATGGGGCGCTCCCGGCGGCTCATGGCCACGGCCTACCGCATCCTGGCCACGGACCCGCAGCTCCCCCTGCCGCCGGAGCTGCGCGCCTTCTACCTGGAGCTGGCCCACGCCGGGGGGGACGCCCGGTGAGCCCCTTCGTCCTGGCCGCCTACTCCCTGGACCTGCCCCACTACGCCTGCGCGCGCCTGCGCCTGCTGGAACCGGCCCGCGCCCTGGGCGGCCGGGTGGAACTGCGCTGGGCGGCCGCCAGCGACGGCGACAACTACGCCATCGACGCCCGGGCCATGGAGGGCGCTCACGCCGTGCTCTTCCAGCGCCTCTTTCCCAACGCCCGGACGTGGCCCCTGGTGGAGCAGGCCCTGGCCTCGGGCCTTCCCGTGCTCTACGAGATGGACGATCACATCCTGGACACGCCCCGGGACCACCCCATGCGCGAGGCCCTGGAGCGCATCGCCCCCCATGTGCGCCGCCTGCTCTCCAAGGCCGACCTCACCGTGACCACCACCCCGGAGCTGCGCCGCATCCTCGCGCCCCTGGCCAGGCGCGTGGCCGTGGTCCCCAACTTCCTGCCCGAGGCCCTCTGGGACGCCCCGGCGCCGGCCCGGTCAGGCCCCGTGCGCGTGCTCTACGCCGGATCGCCCACCCACCGGGAGGACCTGGAGCTGGCGGTCCCGGCCCTGGAGCAGGCCCGCCGCCGCCACGGCGACCGCGTGGAGTTCGTGTTCATGGGCTGCGCACCCCGGGGGTTCGAGGGCCTGGCGCTGCCCTTCCAGGACGGCTACGCCCCCTACGCCCGGGCGCTGCGCGAGGCCCGGCCCGACATCGCCCTGGCCCCCCTGGCCGACAACCCCTTCAACCGCTGCAAGAGCGCCGTGAAGTGGCTCGAATACTCG from the Fundidesulfovibrio magnetotacticus genome contains:
- a CDS encoding glycosyltransferase, which codes for MSPFVLAAYSLDLPHYACARLRLLEPARALGGRVELRWAAASDGDNYAIDARAMEGAHAVLFQRLFPNARTWPLVEQALASGLPVLYEMDDHILDTPRDHPMREALERIAPHVRRLLSKADLTVTTTPELRRILAPLARRVAVVPNFLPEALWDAPAPARSGPVRVLYAGSPTHREDLELAVPALEQARRRHGDRVEFVFMGCAPRGFEGLALPFQDGYAPYARALREARPDIALAPLADNPFNRCKSAVKWLEYSAAGAAGIYADLPPYARVRHGVTGIKAGQDPAAWTSALESLLADPALRRSLAENAAREARNAWGLARGAALFLDAWQGARRERA